AGATGGTGATGGGGTCCCTGGGAACGGAGCCAAAGCAGTGAACCTCACTGTGTTCCCCCACCCCATCCTGGGGCTTTTCCTGATGCAGGTGAGCCGGGTGCTGCGCCCGGAGGGCTGCTTCATCTCCATCACTTTCGCCCAGCCCCACTTCCGCAAGCCCCACTATGCCCAGGAGGCCTTTGGCTGGTCCCTGCGCCACGCTGCCTGCGGGGACGGGGACGCCGGTGCCTTCCACTACTTCCTGTACGTCATGCGCAAGGggcagcccctggagccccGGGACGTGGCCTTGGGGCGCCGCCTGCACCAGCCCaccccggcccccgccccgccgccggcccccgcCCCCCCGGATGACGACGAGGACTATCTCCTCGCCATCCAGCTGTGACCCAGGGGCTTGCCTGCCTGCCCCCACCCAATAAAGCCTTAAGATGCTCCATCCTCACAGGTGGGAGACAGGGAACCGGTGCATCCCCCTGCGAGCTGCCCAGTGGTGTGGGTGATGGAAGGAAAGAGGGGGATGCTTGGCCTCCTCcgggggcacagggatgctctGGTGATtctgtgccccctccctggCCTTTCCTTGctgagctggagagcagccaggactCCAGGCTTTGCAGCCAGTAATGAAACCAAATCAGGTTTAATTTCACCCATCCATCTTGCAGGGAGTGGCTCCCTGTCCCCCATCCCTTCCCCTTGGCACGGACAGCCAGGCTGAGGGCAGAATGGGGGTGCTGGCACTGGCTATGGGGAGCAGGATTGGAGGTGCCCACTGGGCCACCCCCGtccaccccccccccactcCATCCTGCACCAGGACCTGGCCCTGGGGGTGTGTAAGGGCACCTTGTCTTTGTCACCCCCCAAGTAGCGGGGGGTCCAGGCTGGAATGTGCCAGCATGGGGCAGGGGTTGCCacagggcaggaagggcagcaTATCTGCTTCtttccccatccatccccactCCTGCTTGTGGTGACAATCCCAGCGTGCTGCACACGCCTGGCCCGTGTCACCCTgtgcctggggccagcagcACGGTGACATGTGTGTGCCAGGGTGGGTGACTGGGCCACTGCATGCTGGCGGGACTGGCTGCATGTGTGTGCTGGTGTGGCAGGTGCAtgtgtgccactggcagtgtccccagaggCTCTTTGGGCACCAACTCCCCCTGGAGTAGGCAAAAGGGACCCCTCCTGGGTGGTGACAGCACAGAGGTGCGAGCTGCTGGGCTGCTATTTCGGGCAGAAGGTGTAAGTGGGTCAGCCAGCGGCTCCCCCTGCACCAGGAGCCAGCAAAGGGCTCCGGGGTCAGCCCCCATCCTGGCCATGccaccccatcccacaggtACCCCAAAAACCAGCTGGCATGAGGAAGGGACAGAAAGGAGCAGGCGACTGCCGGCTTCACCTGGGTACATGAATGTATTTTATTCATTGCATTTCGTTCACCAGTACAGTGAAAAATGGCATTTAAATTTACAATGGATCATTCGTAGAACATCATGACAcaagtatcttttttttctttttttttctttttttcctcagtttttttttttggtttttttttttttttttttttgcgtcGTTGTCTCCATAAATGCCACTCGTAGGTTATTGAAAAAGATGACAAGTTTCTCATGCACATCAGAACCCCCCGAGAagcttcttaaaaaataaaattaaattaaagtataaaattaaaaacaacgACTCAGGCcggtccctgccctccccactcTCCCCCGACCCCACCACCCTCAAGcgaggggcagtgctgggaccccccctggcacctgcagctggCCCCGGTGGGCTCTGCCCCGGTGCTGCCGGGAAGGAACTGCAGCGGCCGGTGATGCTGCCAAACCCTCcggtgctcctgctgcctgccagcgGGGGGTCGGGCCAGGGgtctctgctcccctccctcctcctgtggCTTTCCTCATGCTCCCTCCATCACTCTCGCCCCCCCTTCAATTTTTGCCCTcgtttttttcttctttttttgtctttttttttcttatggaaaaaaatatgaaccttttttttttgttggttggttggttgttttcgTTTGTTTTCTCGATGCAGTTACTTTGACATCTCAACGTCAGCAGATCGTTTTTAACAAAGATTCggatataaaaatacaaatatgaggagtttctgtttaaaaagaagCGTGCCGGAGTGGTGGGGCTGACCCTCGGCCCCCGGGCCGGCCGCCCGGGCCACCAAGCTCATGCAAAAAACGATGGAGCAAAAAATGTCTCTGGACAGCAGCGCTCCCCCCCCCGCTCGTGGGGCCGGGTGGCCCCGGATTTCGGGGACCCTCCGCCAAGGAGGATTGGGGGGATGCGCCGCGGAGCAGGGGGCTGGACCCCTTCCCCGGGGAAGGGGGTCTTCACCCAGGGTGGGGGGCTCGGCGGTTTGTCCCGGCCCCGGGGGAGGCGGAGGGGTAAAGTGCATGGctcgggggggggggtggtggtaGCTGCAGGGCCCCCCCACGGGCCGGGGGGGGCAGCGGGCATGGCCTCCCCCTCCTCGTCGGCGGTCCAGCCAGCATGTGGGGCGGCGGGCTGGAGCGGGGCTCGGCCGGCGGGTCCTGGCGGCGGGTCCCGGCTTACACCCCCGGCGGCGACTTCTCCGTCATGCCCTTGAGCACCTCGTCTATCCGGTCATCCTCGATCAccactgcggggacaggggggggCGCGTGGGCGAGGGGACGCGACAGCCTCTGCCCCTCTATCTCGTCTCTCACCCCTTTCAggctccaggtgtgcccccgGGTGCTGGGCAGCGGGGCAAAGGGGGTTCAGGTGGGTAGAGTCGGGATGAGGGATGGGGAATCACCCCCCTGCCCGACTTGGGTAGGGGCAGCATCccccctgcagccagctggctgcctctggatgggTGATTAGGGAAGGGGGGGGGGCAGGAATAGACCAGGAAGGACCCCCCCCCTCCTCTCTGCGGCAGGCGCTGATGAGAGCAACAGGACTGGAATGGGTAATGACCCAGCGGGGGGGGCACCGCCTGCTCGGCGGGGGTGGCAGCCAGACCCCCATCAGCATCACCCGCTGCGCAGGACACCCACCCTCACCATCGGCAtcactgggggggggggggcggacAGCCCCCCACCAGCATGGCGGGCTGCATGAACCCCCATCAGTGTCACCGTGGGGGGCTGGAGAGCCCCTCGTCATGTCACCTTCCAGAGAGACCCCCCTCAGCATCACCCACtgggcagccccctccccagcagcagcagcggtgGGAGGCTGGACAGACCCCCATTAGCATCACCAGGGAGCTACACGCACACGGACACCTTCCCCTACCCCACACCATGACCACCTGGGCAGCTACCTCCCATCAACATCACTCTGGGGGTGGAGGGCAGACCCCCACCCCAATATCACTAGTGGGGGGGGGTTCAGTAATCCCTCCCATCACCCTCCTGGGGGTGGATTAACCAGACCAGAATCACTGGGAGAGCAGATGGACCCCCCAACAAGACCGAAGGAGAACCATTCCCCATCAGCCCGGGGGTGATGCTAGACCCAGCCTCCAACACTGCAAAAGGGGGCAGTGGAGCAGGCAGCGCTCACCCCCGTGGGGCTGGGGTGTGTTGGAGCTGGGGGGGAACTCTCCCCTCCCTCATCCCTGCAGGATAAGGAGGGGTGTTTGCCTATGGAGGACCCCCAAGCAGGTGGGAtgggggctgcaggaaaagggggggtATTTTTAAGGGTCCCCAAGGCATTAGGAAGGATCAATGGTGACATATCAGGGTGCAGGAAGGAGAGGGGGGCAGTTCTTTGGGTCCTGATGGAAGCAGGGGAGATGCTGCTGgtgtctctgcagcaggaggtgaAGTACAGAGGGGCAGGATACAGCTGGGCTCATGAAGTCCTGGGGGGGCAGTAAAGTGGGGGGGATTTGCTGATCAGCATGGCCAAAGGCTGCTGGTGGTCTCTGCGGCAGGCAGAAACGTGAAGGGACAGAGGTTCAGGGGGCAAGGAGTGCTGTTCTGGTGATCCTCGGGTACAGGCTTGTTTATCCAGAATGAGAAGGGGGCAGTCCCGGGGGATGCTGAGGAGCAGTCCTGAGGGCTCCCAGGGGCACTCATGGACGTGCTGGGGGATAGTcccgggggcagccccagggaggctgcagggtaATCCCAGGGGTAGTCCCGGCATGAGGCGGAGGCTGttgcagggcagcactgggggaaCAGCGTGGTGTCTGGAACAGGAGATGGGGGAGACTGTGGTTCTGGGGGCGGGTGTCAGTCACGGAAATGGGGAGTCTCAGGGTTGTCGGGGGACAGTGCTGGAGCTGATGTAGGGCAGAGATGGAGATTCTGGGGATGCTGGCGGCGGTGCCAGGGGTggcaggggacagtgctggggatgcaaggcagagccaggagtcGCAGGAATGcagtggggcagtgctggggatgtTGCAGGGCAGAGACAGGGGTTGCCATGGGGCAGAACTGGGAATGCAAAGGCAGAATCGGGAGTCTAGGGATCTCGTGAGGCGATATTGGGGGTGCCGGGAATGCCGGGGAAGCAAGGGCAGAATCCTGGATCCTGGGGTTGCTATGGGAAGGTGCTGGGGATGCAAGGGCCAGTGCCGGGGATGCCggggggcagtgccagggatgctgcagggcaGATCCGGGGACGCTGCAGGGCAGATCTGGAGATACTGCAGGGCAGAGCGGGGATTCCAGGGCAGAGCCGGGAATGCAAGGACAGATGCGGGGGTCGCAGGGATGCGGTGGGGCAGCGTCAGGGATGCAGGAGGCAGTGCCGGGGACGTTGCAGGACAGATGTGGGGGTTCCGAGGATGCCGTGGGGCAGTGCCGGGGACGCAGGAGTCAGCACCAGGGATAAAAGGACAGATCCGGGGGTCTCGGGGATGCCGTGGGGCAGTGTCGGGGATGCAGGAGTCAGCACCAGGGATGCCGGGGATGCTGCAGGGCAGATCCGAGGGTCCCAGGACAAACCCGAGGATGCTGAAGGGCAGATGCGGGGGTCCCGGGGAAGCGGAGGGGCTGAGGTGGGGTTGGGGGGCAGAGGCGGGGGTCGGCGGTACCTCTCTTGGCGCGGCCGATCTGTCCCAGCTTGGGGGGCCGCTTGCCCTGGTTGCCCCCGAAGAAGGCGTTGGTGTCCTGCAGGCGGCAGCTGAAGGGCAGCTCCCCCGCCTCGGGCTCGGCGCCGTAGCGGCCCACCTTGTCCTCGCCGTAGGGCAGCACCTGCGACATGGCGGGGCCGAGCGGGCCGAGCCGCGCCGCGCCGAGCCGGGAGCCGGtctgcggcggcggcggcggcggcggggaggaAACCCGGGCGGAAGGATGAAGTCATGCATCCGGGGGGAGCGGGGACCCCCCCGGCGGGGGGCGGCTCCGGAGcgccgcggcccggcccggcccggacAGGACAGGGACGGGGGACCCCCAGGGCCGGTGTCCGGGGACCGCCCGCTCGGGATGGGGACCCGACCACGCCACCGCCCCGGCCCCTGCCGCGGCCCCAGAGCGCAGTGCTCCCCCCGGCACAGCCTGTCCGAGGCGGCCGCCTCTACTCGGGGGTGCCCTCAACTCGGGTGCCTCTACTCGGGGGTGCCCCTGTGGAGGGGGAACCCTTGTCACAGCCGGGTGCCACCGGGTCAGACAGTTGAGGACCACCAGACACAGCTGGGCCCTCCAGAGGTGGGAGGCATGCAGAGGTGACCAAACAGACTCCCAACACCCTGCTCCAGtcccccagcaccccacagACCAGAAAGCTCAACCCTCAGGATTCCAGGCCAGCTCCCACCCTGAGTCTACCTCAGCCCCTCACTTGTGTCCCTTGCCCAGCACCCATCCAGACACCCACTCCTGTAGCCCCATTCAGCGCTGGGATTCCCCCTTGGAGCCACGCCAGTCCTGCCTCAACCCCTGCCAGTCCTCTTGGCCCCCACGAGTTCGTGTGTTTGTAAACATCCTCCCATTCTGTATCTTTGCAGGAATGAGGGGCGCACAGGTGTAAATCTGCAGGTATCTGTAAGTGTGGCCGCATGGGGACTGTGCCCTGGGACACCCCTTGTCCCACTGACCCTTCCCTGGGGGCTCTCTGTGGAAAAGGGGAAGGGCTATCCCCTGTGGGGACCTGCAATGGGGCAGAAAGGGGTGATCCCAATGTCCCTCCAGAGCCCCATTTGTATCTACACACCTCTACCCCAGACCCACCCTGGATCTTTCCTCCTACATTGTTGACTGCCAAGGCAGTGATTACATTAATTGGCATTGGTGGTTCTGAGCAGCCTCACCCAGGACCTCCCCCATTCACGtcacctggggcagctgggaggctATTTAAGCTCAGGATAAAGTTGGTGCTTCTTGAGTGAACTGTGGGTACAGCTGTGACCCCTGGATATTGGACTGAGGGTGACAGCAGTAGTGGCTATGGCTGGTTGGAGACAACCATCCTGTCTTGGAGCAGTCTGGTTCCTGCTGTTCCCTCACATCCAGGTCCCACTCCTCATGTTGGGGTCCTGGGTTGCAGCAAAGCCAGATCCCTGAATGGAAATGGCACTTCATTCATGCCAGCCCACAGCCCAGCGAGAATATCTTGAGGGGGTGAGAGTGGTGTTTTCCAGACAGCCCTGTGGTATATCTTGCTGTTCCAGCATCTCCATAGTCAGAGATCCTGTTGAAAGGTGCTGCAGAAGAGCATCAGCTGGGCTGGTGCATGAGGGCAGGCAGGTTCTTCTATTTTGGGAAGGCTCAGCTATGCTTTTACCTTTGTGTCTGGATCTGCAGAATATCGTTCCCTGCTGTCCCCTACCAGAGCCAGGTCGGGACAGTGGTACCTGCTCTCCTGGCAAGGCAATTCTTTTATTCACGCTTTTGCTGGGGAACCAGCTTGAACTTTTTCATGTGAAAGCTTCTGCTCCTGTGAAAAGTGCCTGGGAAAATAGGCAAGAGGCCCACGCTGAGATGTGGCCTGCTTTTCCCGTTGCTGAGCCCACGTGTCACTgcccgtgggcagggacaggcagacCGTGGCAcgcgcggggccgggggtgAGCGACAAGAGGAGCAGATGGGCTGTGTGGGATGTGAGTGGCACTGGTGCAGCGCTCCAGGAGGGCTtccagcctggcaggctgctgaggagaggctggaaaggGGTCACCCTGGGAATAGACCCACATATCCCACACCTGTATCTGCAAAATGCCTCTCACCTGCGGGAGCTACTTGACTTGGCTGTGGGGTAGGggggagctctgtggggctgcctgggatttggggcatgGGAAGGACTGTCTGCCCATCCCAGGCAAGAGGAGAGCTGGAtttgtgccagcacagctgggctgtgggtgggacagggcaatgctgtggctctgggctctgcatcTCCTTGGGATGGCTCTAGTCTCTGGTTCCCCAAGGGTGCTGCTTGTCACACATCCCTGAGTAGCAGAGGAAGGTACCAAGGACCTGAATGTGAGTAGGCTGGCAATGGTGTGCATAAGAGACCCCCCTCATCCCCTGGCATTGCATGTAGCATCCCCCCTGGTGAGCCAGATGAGCACCCTCCTTCCTCTGGCTCTCATCCCACCTTCCTTATTCGTCTTTTAGCAGCCACGTAATCTCCTTTCTTGCTTCCTTTGCAGCCTTTTGTCCAACACAAAGCCAACTCTACCGGAAAGAAGAGGCTGTGGGGGTGGGAAGCAGGGTGTTcttcctgccctggctccttaaacctgggcagcagcccctgagctgggacaCCTTGGGGATGATGCAAGAGCTGGAGGCCAGCCATGCCACCCCCCCGGTGGATATGGAGCTGGGTAGAAGGCACATCATGAGACTCCCAGCTGCAATGGGGCTGGAAGTAGAGGTTGTGCTGCATTGCCCACACTTGGGCCATGCTGGGAGCTCACCAGTCCCTGCCATGCCCTAGCTCCACACCTGGATACtgctcctgagccctgcagccttGTGGGAATTCGAGTGACTAGTCCAGGTGCTGTGATGGAGGTgagagcttttcctgcagtCACTGATGGTTCAAGTTGTTTTTTGGTGGAAAAtcaccctgtgtgtgtgcaagtGGCTTGGTGGAGCACGTCCTGCCCATGTTCTGCAGGGACCCCAGGCAGCTAGAGCTGGGAACCACCAGGCACTCCCAACCAGTCCAAGGCCTGGCAGGAATGGGGTTGGTGTCCTCGCAGGCAGTGACTGGATGTCAGGGAGCTGAAAGGAGGCAGGAGGCATCAGCCACAGGACCCAGGGCTTTCCCTGCTGCACGTCTGGGAGGTAGTGCTATCACCTGGGACTGGTGCCAcagagctgggggctgccaAGGCATGCCAGGAGGCCAGTGCGGGTGCCTCCATCTGTGTTGCTTCTAGCCCTGCCAAGAAACGTGAAATGGCACTTCTGTTTCACAGCAGTGGCAGCCACTGGGGGCCTCACTGAGCGCCTGCTGTTGGCGCTGATGCTCTCCCTGagtccccatcccagcaggaccGACTATGTCGCTGGTAAGGCTGGGGAtgtgcctgtccctggctgtTGCTGCTGGCTCTCAGTAGCCACAGTCCAGATGGGGATGCCACTTTGTGCGCTGCTTGTGCCACAATCCAGGTGTTTTGGGGGAGCAGAGACACACACTGGGCTGGGTACAGGCAGTGGGGATGACCTTGTGAGGTGATGGTTGTGGTAAAAACTGTCACCACAGGGCAGATGTTGAAGGACAGGTGTCCTTCTTGGCAGCTGTCCTGTGGGTGAGCCCAGGACAAGTGTGCAGGAGTGGCATGCTCCTCATcttctgctgttcctgcagctgctgctgtgggaagatcgggctgtccctggagggACAGTGTCTCCCCCAGGGAAGAAAGACAGGTTGTCATTACTGAGATGAGTTTGTCTGTCTCTGTGCACAGCCTAGGAGATGCCCTGTCAGGGCAGGTGGAAGGAGGATGGCGCTGTCCTCATTCCTCACATGAGCTGCCTAGGACACAGCTGTGATCCTGGCATT
This portion of the Haemorhous mexicanus isolate bHaeMex1 chromosome 10, bHaeMex1.pri, whole genome shotgun sequence genome encodes:
- the CAMK2N2 gene encoding calcium/calmodulin-dependent protein kinase II inhibitor 2 translates to MSQVLPYGEDKVGRYGAEPEAGELPFSCRLQDTNAFFGGNQGKRPPKLGQIGRAKRVVIEDDRIDEVLKGMTEKSPPGV